tgttgtcagtagtttatagaataaaacaaaaatgttaattgtacccaaacacatacctataaatagtaaaataataattttgcagtggtctcaaTTTTttccagaactgtgtgtgtgtgtatatattattatatatatatatacacacacacacgacaatctTGATTGACGCCTGTTCTCTGTGTTACCAGATGACATGCAGGAGTTCCTGACGCTAGCGGAGCGTCAGTACATAGTCAAGAATGAGCTGGACTCTCTACAGGCCCAGAAGAAGCAAAGAATCCCTGGAGTCCCAGAGGCTCCAGGGGTCCTGGAGGCCTGGGAGAACATCTGTGAGTCtttacatgtgcgtgtgtgtgtttaggtacgTGAATAGAGTGATATACTATAAAATGGGGATGTTGGGTGATTCCTCATGAAACTAGATCAAAAAACAACTGATTTTGGGTATTTTCACTAAATATTATCCATATAAAGGTCCTTCAataggaaggattgttgacatgtaCTTGACATTTGTATCTTCATGCATAATTGAGAAATTATTAATTGAAGTTGGAATATTTGTGACatttggccttacccaggcctccaTTAAGACTCCACAATGTGCTGCAAagtaggtgctacaaagcaaaagTTGGTATCATATGAAGCTTTATcacttgctctgtaatatgagtagtattgtTTGTGCGCATGTGTGCTATTCGGTTTACCTCAGCATGTTCTGTCTCCTATGTCATGATCTTGCTTAGCTAAGCTGTtctgcagcagagcagagcaccACCTCTGGCTGATTATTTCAGTGCTCTCTCCGGTCCTCTGTCACTGCTCTGTGATCTGCACTGTCCCTTACGTATGCTGCCAAGCTTCTGGCTATGTTACCTCCTGTATGTGTAATAATGTTAGTAGCCCATCCgtcctgtctctgtgctgtaggtcaGAAGCTGGTGAGGGCAGGAGTGATAAAGGACATCTTCCCTCTACATAACCAGCAGAGACTGAATGACCTCGGCAGAAGTTGGTACTATAAGAAGCAGATATGGGGACAGCCTCTCGGtaaacaacaacatacagtaaagCAAACACAAAATAGTTATACTGTATTCACCCACACACTAGAGCTGGGATGATAAACCAAAaattacagacacagacacttcCTACTATGTCGGTGATTTTGCTACACAACGTTCCTGTAGATGGTGCTAATACCATTATTTGGTCAACAGCAATAGTCTATGCATTATGTTTATTCTTGCTTTGAAAGTATCTGCCTGTCCCTGTTTTGCTGTTGGCTGCTGACTCTCATTCCCATCTCCCCACTGTGAGGTCATCAATCGACAAGATAATTggaaaaaacatgcttatttaatttcataatatacatcatttaaaacagCCAAGTTCTATTCAtaacggtattcagttggtaagagacagacattccataaatactaggaatagattgtctaccatctatgcgttatccagacagaaaagagaaataggcaaaagaaaATTtagatttagagcaataaaggaatggaattaattaactgagcaaaccagaaacctttcaatatataaatttaaacattattttaaaaccatttaaatacatagaaatgttgtgggactatagtagatgaagaatcaatattttttagattgagtatttattgggtcattgttagtatattatgtatgtttgtaatagtgtgttatatgtgaaaatgtgtttgtattataaattgtattaatgtttaaggactcttggaagattagtccaaatggggacttaAAGagatgcaaatcaaatcaaatccccaCTGTGGAGGTAGAgatgcattctgagaagcacAAGCATATGACCTTTGCTCAAAATGGTATTGTGAGAAAAATACAGTTTTCAAAGCAACTCGTGTTGTTCTAGTTACAGAAAGGAGAGTCACAGCTTTCTGTGAGTAGATCATGTATTTCTCACCTCTTGATATTGAGTTCATGGCACCACTTTACAAGTGGAACTGTAGCTTAGGCATAGCGGTGAAAGGCTTTTGTAGGACATTAGACTACATTTACTGAGCCTACATTTACTGAGCCTATATTTACTGAGCCTGCATGGCTCATATTTATATTTAGCAATCTAGCTAAGTGTTTTGAgttcccacttcctcaggtgCTGAAGAATACAGCCATGAGGCCAATATGCAAAGATGTTGTCAAATTCTCTGAAGAATTTTgacaggttgcacatcaaaatctCAAATCATGCATTTCCTGGATGTGTTAGATGAAATAGCTTACTGTTTTAACCATAGGCTACCATCTCAGTTGTTTTACTTGGCACTGACAAATTGTCTAGTGCCATACCACTAATGTAAAGTAACTGtccattgatttttttttattattgttgtaTATTGTTGTTATTGGGCAAAATAGTTACATTCGCGATATGACTTTTTACCCATATTGCCTAGCCCCTCCCGgatgtttttttattgtaatttatTGCTGATTTATTATTATCGCAAAAAATgtgtgaatttatctcccagctctaacacacacacacatttgctccTTTGTCCTGCTAATGATTGCTCTCTTCCTGTGCAGATGCAATACAATCATATTTTGGAAGCACCGTGGCGTTTTACTTCAGCTTTCTAGACTTCTACACCTGGGCCCTGGTTCCCCCTGCCTTCCTGGGCCTGGTCCTGACCTTTCTGCTGCCTGGAGGTGGTGGGGTGGTGAAGGAGCAGGCCGTGGAGGGGGTGATGGAGGAGGACGACGATGGCCCCTCGGTCAGTGGTCACATGGTACAGGCTGTATTCAGCATGCTGTGGTCCACGCTGTTCATCGAATTGTGGAAGCGCCGgagctcctccctctcccaccgCTGGGGCACACTGAACCTGGCTGAGCGCTTTGCCGGGCCCCGCCCTGGCTTCCACGGTACCCTGGGGCTCAACCCTGAAACAGGTCGTCTGGAGCCCCTGTTCCCGGAGTGGCAGAGACAGCTGCGTGTAGGACTGGTGTCGTTGCCCCTAGTGGGGCTGTTCCTGGGACTGGTGGTGCTGGGGATGACAGGCTTCTACCACGGAGAGGCCCTGGTACAGGGCTTCCATCAGGACAGCGGCTCCCTGTTCTCTGGAGCTCTGCTCTACCTGCCCTCCATRGCCCACAYWGTCTACACCAMCATRYTRRRGAATGTGTACCACKCTGTGGCCATGCAACTCACCGAGTGGGGTGAGAGAGGGCACTGGGCAATGGGGAGGGAGATGGGTTAGatagggaagagatgatagaagGGGTtataaaagagggagagagaatatgtGTGAGGTTGATGAATAATTGCAGTAGGGGTTAGAATGTTTGGGAACACAGAGCTAAGTTCACCAAAGAGCAGATTCATAGAATAATAGAGAATGCAATTGGATGCAAGGTGTCACAGTTTGTGTGTGATAACTGTCCACTGAAAATCTGTCTGATTTCCCCACATAGAAAACCACCGAGAGGAGTCCTCTTTCCAGAACCATCATACCACCAAAGTCCTCCTGGTCAGTCAGTCTTCCTTCCCCATCTGTCAGtctatcatcctcctcctcccaggaGAAAGGTAGCATAGCTGTTAAAAGCGCCAGTAAATGAAAGGTAGCTGGATTGAATCCAGGAGCCGACTAAGTGCTACATCtgttgttgtgcccttgagcaaggcatttagcctgtaaattgctctggataggaGCTTCTGGTAAATGACAAATGTAAGAAATGGTGCAGAGCTAAATGTATTGTGATACAGATAAGATTACTGTGCAGATAGTATCAGCTTTTTTTTTATAAGCAGATGTGGGAGGCAAATCAGATACAGGATCTGTAGTCATGCCTCCAGAGATATTAATTGAAGCCAACATCTCCCTTTCTCATTTTCAGTTTACTTTCTTCAACAACTTTGCTGTGCTCTTCCACATTGCCTTTTACAAACAGGACCTACCACTGCTACGCAAGGTAAGAGATTTCAGCTGGGCAGCACTGTTTGTCTATGGCCGGAGGAAAAGTTATACAATGTGGAAATACCTCATTTTAAAGGGTAgatctaaaatatgttttcttgCACTCTGCAACAGAACAGATCACGTTCTCTCTGTGCACTGTGTGTAGTAATTGATCCCAGAGagagtgtgtatacagtatgtaactaTTTATGTTTGTTTACTATCGATTTTTGCACAGAGACTTGCCTCTATGCTAATTGGGAACCAGCTGATGAACCAGTGTACAGAGGTGGTGGTGCCATTTATAGTCGACCGCTTCCTCAGTGCTCCCCATAAGAAAGAGCAGGAGGACGACCTAGAGGTGGACAAACTCAGAGCCCAGAGAAGCCTTCCTCCTTTTCCAGTAAGTccatgtaaaatgttttttttcttcttctatttcGCTTCATTGTGCTCGTCTGCCTTGGTTTCCTTGCATCTGTGCCTTAAGGGGTAGAATCAGGGTTGGGTGTATttgcatatgtactgtatgtttggtgTATATTTGTTTTGGTGTTATTGCGTCTGTTGCTACGTTTCAGGGCCTGTTTGCGGAGTACATTGAATTGCTGCTGCAGTTTGGGTATTTGAGTCTGTTCTCCTGTGTGTACCCGCTCACCGCCGTCCTCCTGCTYCTCAACAACATCACAGAGATCCGAGGGGATGCCTACAAGATCTGCAAACTGTTCCGCAAGCCATTCTCTGCCCCAGTGTCCAATATGGGGGTGTGGCAGGTCAGGAGGGTTTTGGGCGATGTGAGAATTTGAACAAACAGAGAGGGCATTTTTAATGCACACAGAAATGTGTTATGAAGCTAAATctggtaaataaataaatgtgagcaACGTGTAGTGGTTAATGTTATTTCCTAATCAGTGCCCATCTATGTCCCTGTGTACATTTGCATGTATTTTTTCCTGTCCTTGTATGTACCTGTAACCATATTATTGTATGCCTGTGTATGTTTCAGACAGCGTTTGAGGTTCTGGGCTTTGTCTCAGTCATGTCTAActgctggctgctgctgctgtcccctCGCGTCCAGGAGTTCTGTCTGGAGGGAGGGATCAGCGGAAAGAACATCATACTCGTCGCCATCCTGGTCGAGGTACAGTATGAGGGAGGGGAGTTAGGTTTGGGGAGCCTTCCTGGTGGAGGTACAGTATGAGGGAGGGGAGTTAGGTTTGGGGAGCCTTCCTGATGGAGGTACAGTATGAGGAAGGGGAGTTAGGTTTGGGGAGCCTTCCTGGTGGAGGTACAGTATCTTGTTcataacagtacagtatatggtTCATAACAATTGTCTTATTTACAGAATATTACAGTGTCATCATCTGCCCAACCAACATAGGGTgagggtagcaggtagcctagtggttaagaacattgggccagtaaccgacagGTTGCTGGTCTGAATCCCCGAgcggactaggtgaaaaatctgccgatgtgcccttgagcaaggcacgtaaccctaattgctcctttaagttgctctggataagagcgtctgctaaatgactaaaatgtgtttGTCAGCATGTCCTGATCCTGGTCAAGATGATTCTAGCCTTTATGATCCCAGATGAGCCTGACTGGGTCAGAATCAAGAGGGAACAAATCGAGTTTAACTCTATGCAAGCTCTAGGGCAGCAGGTAAGAATGATCTAATCAAGAATAATCACTAATAATATAGAACATCCCTGCCAGTTACTGGAACAACCTGGCATCTGACAATCAAACATCTCCTTTTGATCCTACAGAAGCTATGAAGCCCCTGTGGGAGAGTGAGTGTCCTGTTGCCCTTCAAGTGGTGGTCTGGACTAGGGGGCTCATTAGAATTAGCTGCCATAACGAGGACGGACAGGAGGATATAAAGACACGTCTGTTTGGCCTGTGAACTTAAACCCTGGAGCCAGCCAGTCTGAGAAGCTCCCTCAGTATCTCCCTCTGAAGGACTCCCTCTCCAGGCATAAATACAGTTCAGAAAGGAAACACCAGGTATTCGTTTAACCATTTATTAGAGAATATGAACAATACGTCTTGGCAATAGGCTGTGCTCTGTCAGGGTAGCTCACTGTCAGAGCAAAGCGTCAACATATAATAACTACAGGTGTGCTATACCAATCCACCTGCAGGAAGGAAAACAGAACCAAACAGGTGGAGGTTGGGGTGGTGGAGgttttggtggtggtgtgtagcaAGAAAAACAAATGCATACTAGCAGTAGCAGCAAGCGGCAGCAGAGGATGTGTGAGCAGAACCTGGTCAGCTTAAATAGACCGCCATATTAAGTAGGAAGTGTTGTTAGCATCTGGTTGTTGCAGTCTCAGCTGATGCAGAAACTCAGGTTTTAATTCTGAACCTGCTTTGCTTTATAAGTCATGTTAGATACTAGAGGCAGGGGCCAGGGACTGAAGCGAAACCCAATGAAGAGCTAGGTGTGTTGTTCATTGTTTTAATGTAGCTTTGCAGCTTCAGCTTAGGTGTCAGATTTCTTGAAATAGTGGGTAGCTTTGGACTTTGTGTGTGGCACATACTATGCAAGTTTTTAATTtgctataaatattttttttctccagtggtTTACGTACTTTCACATAATGAGTGTTACATTGTACGTTTCAAGCACATTACAAACCTACTAAAATCAAATTATTTGAAGATTTTGCAAATGTTAAAACATAAGGATTAATGATTAACTTGATTTTGGAATACATACTATATTCATATGTATCTTTTAAAATTGAAGATGTAGAAGAGATGCTGTGTTGGATGAGAGGAGATAGTTATGTTCagccaaataaaataaacatcccAAATCAGCACACTTCACTGTAGGCTATTTCTCTTTCTTGCTCTAGTTGGAAAAAAACGAAGTTTAATTTGTGCATTTTTATCGTTTGACCTGTTAAAAAGAGAAAAACGCAAGGTTACATAAACCTGGTTCTATGATAATATGAGTGAGGTCACTCATTTCTGGGGTAACACCTACTTGGTCAAAAAACTCCAATTCCACCATGCTTGCTGATTAACCTATGGGCTCGCTTGTGCAATAATCACTTCCCtttctagtggaagccataggaactgggtcctatctatttgtatTTCCCATAGGCAAGCactgaaatggcctgtgacctcaaaaTAACAACattctggatggattttcctctggttttcgcctgccatatcagttctgttatactcacagacatgtgacattattttaacagttttacaaacttcagagttttttctatccaatgctaccaagtatatgcatatcctagcttctgggcctgagtaacaggtagtttacttt
This portion of the Salvelinus sp. IW2-2015 linkage group LG4q.1:29, ASM291031v2, whole genome shotgun sequence genome encodes:
- the LOC111962279 gene encoding anoctamin-10, with the protein product MTSLGDNGSVQTQTKVLSQDSWTQVSCPCCVSKQVEPLVLIQLSDNVQPVTKRWLISLIEASKRHGGAALLAHPGEDECGDVIMVSAPRCTFLKATEDLGLCKKYHNEDMVAFSYHDRDNFSNVDDMQEFLTLAERQYIVKNELDSLQAQKKQRIPGVPEAPGVLEAWENICQKLVRAGVIKDIFPLHNQQRLNDLGRSWYYKKQIWGQPLDAIQSYFGSTVAFYFSFLDFYTWALVPPAFLGLVLTFLLPGGGGVVKEQAVEGVMEEDDDGPSVSGHMVQAVFSMLWSTLFIELWKRRSSSLSHRWGTLNLAERFAGPRPGFHGTLGLNPETGRLEPLFPEWQRQLRVGLVSLPLVGLFLGLVVLGMTGFYHGEALVQGFHQDSGSLFSGALLYLPSXAHXVYTXXLXNVYHXVAMQLTEWENHREESSFQNHHTTKVLLFTFFNNFAVLFHIAFYKQDLPLLRKRLASMLIGNQLMNQCTEVVVPFIVDRFLSAPHKKEQEDDLEVDKLRAQRSLPPFPGLFAEYIELLLQFGYLSLFSCVYPLTAVLLLLNNITEIRGDAYKICKLFRKPFSAPVSNMGVWQTAFEVLGFVSVMSNCWLLLLSPRVQEFCLEGGISGKNIILVAILVEHVLILVKMILAFMIPDEPDWVRIKREQIEFNSMQALGQQKL